CCAAGAAAGTGAAGGCTTGGGCCATGCAAAGAGCTAAAAGAGAAACAGGACTCAAAAGTATTTGGAACAGATTCAAAAGACTTGACACAAGAATGGAAAGGACTTGGAGCCTTTAGAGCAAAGACAGACTCCTGAGAGCatgtatgtctatgctgcaaagcaaaggtgtgattgtagcatgtGTAGGCATACATGCTGCAGCCACACCttcactttgcagtgtagacacgtcATATAATGGCTAATTGCtcttgaaaatctctctctcccctcctgtaaCTTGAACCCTTGTTCAGAGACTTTCTGGTATCATTTGCTGTCTGCTACATATCAGGAATATATTTTTCAAGCATTATTAGAGCAATCATCACTTCACCCCCTCAAAATTTCAAGGGCACTTCCTAAACCTACAATGCTTTTCTCTGATCACTGCCAGCTTGATCTACTGCAGCACTGCTTGCAGAATGTTGCATGTTTACACCAAAGAtcaaaagtagagctggttgaaaaaatattaaattttgattcttttatttatttaagaaaaacgGGATCAATTTTCAGACCAAAAATCATCCTTTTTTCCTACCAGCTGTCAAGAACATGGAAtgatttagaatttttttaaaaattggcaaaaaaaagatttttacaaAATTCTGATATTTGGATTAGCTCAAGTCAAAAGTAATGAGCAGGATAAAGCATGCAGGAGAATCACTTCCTGCAAGGTCACCAAGTTACTCCTGCCTAGTCACAGATGTAAATCCAAAGATTAGCGTGCAAGTAAATGCTTTAATTTGCATGCTGAGGATCACATTTAAACCCCTGTCTCTTAAGATACCCTGTTCTCTGCTTACACCCTTTTCTTACTCTGTGGTCTTGCAGCCAAAGGATAGATATAGGAAGGATTGCAGAGTTACAGGTGTTTGATAATACCACTTGGCACCTGTGGCCAGGCTGCTGCTTCCAAAGCACCCCCTGGTGATCAGGAGTGGCTCTGCAGTGCCGCTGCCTCATTTTTCCATCTCCCCAGGGCACCTTATACTCCACACCACTGTCCAAGACATTCATAACAAGGTTCCACTTCTGGGGTCCAATGTATTAAGTCCTACCAACAACGTCGCATATCacaaacagaactcaaaacaagAGTATTTTCATACTGTTGTAATAATGAGGCAtacaaatttaccctaactgTGAATGCAACTGTGAGAAGTGAGTAAAAGTTCATAAACTGTCACAATAACCTATCCAAACAAATGTTGATGAGAAAAGGTGCAAAAGAGAgacaaagactgaattagtccaaacaaaaaggcctattgatataactcaaggacaaCGTTACGATCATGTCTGGTAAACAGGAGGCGTATGAGAgcagaaatcaatgaaccaaaattggtgtgtcagaaattaggcctaattggtgaatACAATGATGAGAGCCCATCACTCCCTTCTGAGGTCCTTAGAAGAAAATACTTTTGGGGAGAAGCAGGCTGTTTGACAACAAATTCTGGGTAGGAGACAGGTGTACAGAATAAGCTTCACCATCaaggctgccacccccaccatctcctgggaccccaggatCCATCTTGAGACCGTTGGGCCTTAGTCACCCTGATCctgagatgtcctgaccagactgggccagagaaaaGGAGTCAGATACAATCACCACCTTCATCAGCTCTGGCTAACTCCCAAATACTATGTGGGATAAGAGACTTTGTCATCCCCCCATGTGAGTGCTTTTCCTTCTCCCactttatttctttccttttccctttcatttaaaaaaaaaatcaggcttaGGTGGCCAAGTCTGCATAGTTTGCAACACAGTGACCAAAGAGGCAGCTCAAAGCAATGTcttaaacagcctgatgctgctACAAGTTTGCCTGATTCCTGAGTGAATGATAAGACCACATGCTATGCCTGCATTTATCTAGCAGTGAGGGTGCAGGTGAAAGTGAACACTTGAtagagaagctgcattttctctctttttggtgttctgttcttttctcttcccccttgTTTGAGTTTGATTCCATTTCCTAAAAGACAAGCAAGACAATCTTTAACAGTGCCAGCCCATCTCAAATACCCTTTTTTCCATtcccaaaaaggacagttattaccatctttaataccatctaagagactgtcaagcaaggttttttccttctaaagGCTCTCTACAGTTAAAGGAAAAGGCAACAAAAGATGTTGTTGAAATAAAAGCATTACCTAATACttaacatttcaaatgctttaactgtgtttcttcccttttctgtatcttcaataaatggttaaaaagatttttaaaggtgtttgccATGGGACTAAATAGACTGATATCTCTATTTGAAATCCCAAAGCTTGTTGAAATCTGGTAATGTTGTACAGTGACAGGGtcctgttaacacctttgactctctaGTACCATTTATTCCATCAAAACTAATACAACCCCAGTCTCAGGCTATCCCTATCTTAAATCAATTTTGAATCAAGCTGTAGCCATTGTTAATTTTATTAAAGCAAAGTCACTGAATTCCTGACTTTTCACAAGTCTCTGTGGAGAAACGGGATTGGCACATCAGCACATGTTACTGCACACAGAGGTTTGCTGGCTGTTGTGGGGAAGAGTTCTAACCTGTCTGTTTGAATTGAGAGATGAGATGCGTTTGTTTCTGATCGAAGTGGATTCTACCCTGAAGAAGCATTTAAGTGACATCAAATAGATGGTAGAACTCGCATATCTAGCAGatatttttgattatttaaatTCACTGAATGAGTTACtacaagaaaatgaaacaaacattctGAAACTCAACAACAAAATGAATGCCTTTACTGAAAAAGTAGATCTTTAGAAGTCCCAAGTCGACGACAAAAAATTTCAGATGTTTTCAATGTTGAATGATCTCCTGGAAACCTCATCCAATGATGTTACCCTGAACATCTCTCTATACTGTGagcccagtttttaaaatatttgtctgaTTGTGACCTAACCTCATTTAACAGGCTATGAAATCCATTTGACTGaacactgttggagacaggacacaGGAGTAGAAGGACCACTGGTCCGATCCCATATGGCAATTCCCATGTGCCAAGCACCTCAAGTCCCTGTTGAAGTGTATGGGCGCTGAGGGTGATGAACACCTCTGGAAACCCATTCAGATCCTCACTGTATAGGGCCCAGAGACATCAATCACAGGTCATTATCCTGGAGTCACAATGAAGAGACAAGCAGTGGACGTCTCCTTGTTCATGTGCTAGCAGTGTTCATTATGGAAAGGGCTGCGGATGATAAGCTGTTGACAGAAGTGTAGAATGCACACAGCAATGCAGGGTCAAATTACTAGCATAATAAAGTGGGTTAAAAAGAAGACATGCAGTTCAATTTTACTAGTATATTACTGGTATATTAATCTGAAGAAATCTAAGATGACAGGGGAGTAAAAGTTTATGCTGGTTGCTAATAGCTGTAAAAGTGGAGGCTCCTCAGAGTAGACACATATATACATTACAATATGATCCTTAGACAAAGCTTTTAAATAGCTCTGAGTGCACCTTTTGTTCACCCACTTTCAGATATCACCAGCCCCACTGTCTTCTAGTCATGCGTTGATTTCATAGAGGGAGCAGGGTTTAATACAGCTTTCTGTAAAGGTataatgttaaaaatgtttcAAGTGGGGCCTCCGTAGGGCCTGTCTGTACAGCTTCAGACATCTGCTAGAGCAGATCATCTCATCACATTCATTTACATTGTttcctcctgtcaaggttccttccccactctgaactctagggtacagatgtggggacctgcatgaaagactccctaagcttattcttaacaGTTTAggtaaaagctgccaccaccaaagtgttacacaaagaacaggggaagtgcccacttggaaacgtctcccccgcAAAacatccccccaagcactacaccccctttcctggggaaggcttgataaaaatcctcaccaatttccataggttaacacagacccaaactcttggatcttaagaacaatgaaaaatcaatcaggttcttaaaagaataattttaattaaagaaaaagtaaaagaatcagctctgtaaaatcaggatggtaaataacttacagggtaatcagattcaaaacatagagaattcctctaggcgaAACCTTAAGTTACTAAAAGACacgaaaacaggaatatacattctattcagcacaacttatttaccagccatttaaacaaaacagaatctaacgcacatctaattagattgcttactaactctttacaggagttctgacctgcattcctgctctggtcccagaaaaagcatcacacagacagagagaaccctttgtccccctctcccccccccaaacctttgaaagtatcttgtctcctcattggtcattttgatcaggtgcaagcgaggttattttagcttcttaaccctttaaaggtgaaagggtttttcctctggccaggagggatttaaaggtgtttacccttccctttatatttatgacacctccttTGATAGCTTCATTTTTCTTGCTGCTACTATCATCTTAGGACAGAATTAGGACCCAGCCCTAGTAGGTGGTGAATGAGCttgactcccattgacattagtgGGAGTTTAGGGTACTCAGGCAcgtctcagcaccttgcagaagcACTAATCACAAGTATCAAAATGCTTTCCAGTAATCAGGTGAACagtaacaaacaaacagcaaataatCAACAAATAAAAACTTCAAAGGTCAAGAAagtgaaaagtttgaaaatgacaCTTTGGAAAAAAGTTCGATACAGCTGCTTTTACAGCAATCTGAGTCCAAGCAGCCGCATCTTGAGAAACTCATGAAAATGGAAACGTTTACAAACCTGTTCACTGGCTGGACCACTTCAGTCTGCAGGGCTATGAATCTGTGTATCCTTTCATAAAGTGAAATTAGTGTTTAACAGTTAAAAGTCAGACTAagttctctggagcagggactctcCTTTGACGCTGTCTTTATCAGTGTACAGCACAATGGGCTGATTAGGGTCTCagcactactataatacaaattcATAATAATCAATATTAATATTGTCTGATCTCACAGaatagaccggggtgggcaaactatggcccacatcCAGTCCATCAGAacttttaatccggcccttgagctcctgactgggagtggggtcaggggcttgccctgctcccaaGTGCcatggctctgcgtggctcccggaagcagcagcatgtcgcCCTTCCAGCTCGGcagccaggccaatgggagctacaggggcagcacctgtggacacggcagtgtggagagccgcctggctgtgcctccgtgtaggagctggacggggaacatgccgctgcttcttggagctgcttgaggtaagcgctgcccggagcctaCACCCTTTCCTacgccctaaccccctgccccagccctgatccccctccttccctccaaacccctcagtcccagcctggagcaccttcctgcaccccaaacccctcatccacaaCCCCATCCgagagcccacaaccccagccggATCCCTtacccacccccagcacccttccccagcccggagtcccctcctgcactccgaacccctcagccccagcctggaaattcctcccccggccccagcctggagctccctcccatactctgaacccctcgtttctgaccccaccctggaatccacacccccagcccagagcctttaCCCACTCCTGCACTGCAACGCCCTGCCTCAGGCCGGAGCCCCCtaccatactccaaacccctcggcttCACCCCCCAGCccgaagccccctcctgccccccaaacccatcatccctggctccaccccagagaccGCAactccagccggagccctcacccgctcccgcatcccaacccccagcccagagcccctcccgcaccctgaactcctcatttctggccccactccagagcctgcacccccagttggagcccacaccccatcccGCTCCTCAACCCCTgattctgtgagcattcatggcttgccacaatttccatacccagatgtggccctcaggccaaaaagtttgcccacccctggaataGATGATATATCTGGCAAGGGAATACCACACAGGTAATAAATACTAATTGTCCTCCTTGGGCAATACTGAGGGCAAGATCCTTAGCTACTGTAAACAGTCATTGCTCACTGAAGTTActgcagctgaggatgtggccctctGTGCTGGTTTGTGTCTCATCCTGTTTGAGTGTACAAAAAGTAGGGAAAAGGTTTACAATCTAAATCTGACGTTGACAATCCAGGTGGTATATACACTTAGTGAACATGCAGGCTCAAAGAGTAAGTGATGCCATCTgtgaaagatgtggaaaaacagTTGTACAGAGGGGTCTGAAGAAGAACAAGAGCAGTTTGATGTAGTGTCATTTAAAACAGAGATGCTGCATTCAGCCATGCTTGCAGAGAAAAACGTGGTGTCTGAGGTCAACATACTGCTTGCTGCTTCTCCCCAATAACTGCCCAGATGAGCATCTTCAGCTGTCCTTTGGTGTACCACCTGCACCTCAACAGGACAGGCAGCCGGACCAGAAATAACTAATGATTCTCTTTGAAAGCGCTCAAGTCCCTTCTTGCATACATCTCTGGTGGGCAGTGGTTATTACAATACATGCACATCCTTAGGAAGTGGTGTGTTCACTACTCTCTGCTCTCCTGCACTTTACATATAAATACTTCAGAAATATACTGCACTCATCCTCAAACATCCTTCTGCCCTCAGATCAGACaattgtgccaacattgtcctgtAATATGTCATGAACAGTGGCAGACACCATGCTTTGCATGTTTCCTATACTTGTTCATTACAAGCCACCTGCCTTAGAATGTTAACACTGAAAACATAGTTGAGGTAACATGCCAGAGCTGTAGATTTAACAAATCTTTCACAGGTCAAAACCTGAGGTAAAAACATCAGCAGAACCAGGAGGTTTAAACTTATTTCAACTCTTCTAATTGTACTTCACTTTCGAATGACTCCTGCAATAACAAAAAAGCTCCTAAATTATGGAGGAAGTACAAGATAGGCAAGAAAGGGAGCATGATACTGACTGAGCCTTCCCTTGCAGCAGTGCTAAGGACATTGGCTTTGCCCTTTTGAAAGAGTCTCCTGTCGAGCAGGTATATCCAGGAGGCTTCACAGGAATCCTGTGGCACTGAAAGGACTTGGCTTCTTTCTCCCCAGACAAACAGCAGGTTAAAGAATGGAGGGAACAGCAGTGTACACAACGCTGTGACAGATTAAACCATGCATTCCTAGCATAAAAATGTAgatgggggtatgtctacactgcagctgggagtgtgcctcccagcctgggtagacagacttgcactagtgCCActcgagctagtgcactaaaaatagcagtgtggacactgtGGCACTGGCCACAGCTCAAGCTAACCACCCAAGTTTGGACCCAGGGGATTGGGCAGGCTTGAAACTGGGTGGCTAGCAAGAGTCACCGCCCATaacacaacatccacactgctatttttagcacactagctctaGCAGAGGTGGCCCAAGTCTGTCTATCCAGATTGGGAGACACTTCCagccacagtgtagacatagccttagaagcAAGATGCTCCAATAAGCGCAAAAACCCAGCCTGAACCAATAAATATGAAGAAATTTCAGCTGCAGCTCAAGTGTGGTTTCTTCCAGGAAACTAGATGCTCTCTCTCCAAGACACATCTCTTTTCACTTAATTCTAGAAGCAGATCCCTCAAGGCTTACCCTAATCCTtcttctctgtgcagtgcaacatgctgcagctgcactgcaggcTGAATCAGCACCCGCATGGGCTATTGGTACAGCCCCAATAATATTGCTGAAGGCATGTGCAAGAAGCGTAGAGCAACCTTGTTCCTTAAAAGTGACCCTCAACTATGCTCTGCCTCAGTGGGTCCCAAACGTTATTGGATCACGTAccagcttctttaaaaaaattgatgttTGAAGTGCCATGTGCAAACTTCACCTCTTTGGGCTCATTTATTTTAGGCCTTAGTGTGTTTAACTtaagtatttccaggctgcatagtAAAATAAATGCCTAAGAAAGCCTAAAATGTTTGATGATAGGTGATAGCACCTCTTTTAAATAGCTCAAGATTTTAGAAAATGCATCAAAAAGGAACACAATGAAGTAGCCAGTATTATTTATGCCTTTCACATTACTCAAATTACAAGAAACAAATATGTCATAAGTGACATCTTGATATATTTCAGTGTGTGCTGCTGAACTAACTTTAATGGACTAATGTCAATTAGATgttcctgataattcctatctgGAGTATGGGTGAACACAAGCCTAAGTCTTGGCTGAAAGTGGGAGTCTTTACTGGGGCATCAAGCAACTTCAGCTCCAGCAGACCTCTTGCTCCTTGGCAGCTCTGGCCTCCTCCCAAGCAGGGCCCCTGATATCCTGCAGTGCTGGGAAAATTGCCAAGTGACTCCTCACGCTGTGGGAAGGCTCAAATTGCAGCCAGCTGGCTGTTCTGTTGTTGAGGAGCCAGGCAACTCTTCTTAGTCTGCAGCCAGGCTTTTATCCAACTGGACCTGACTGATCCCAGTGTTGCtaattctcatgattttatccCATGTCTCAGAATTTCTGGCGAGCTActtaaaggcccagctcctgAAATCAAGATactgcatgagaatctcagcttttgggttttttaataaatatgtttCTAGATCTCATGACTGCAGAGAGaggcttgaaaatgtgaagtaaGTGCACccaaaaggctcagaaaccagaaggtaaataaaaagaatccaagattgtgtggtttggggtttttttaatttcacaattTTTAACCCATCTCTTGACTTCTGGAACCtgattaataatttttaaatactgCCACCCCACTCCTACAACTTCCTTGCAGAGACAGGAGGGAACTCCCAGTACATCCCTGACCCAAAGACCTGCAGGGGCTTGGCCGCAGCCCCAGCAGAGCAGGAAGTGTAGAGGGACCTCCTGCTTTGGGTGGCTTTCTGTTTAGGGTCCCTTTGGTCTCAGGGTTCCGTACAGCTGCAGGTTTTGCAGTCCTTTTGGACCATCCCTGTACGTACGTATCTTTTCAGATGAGAAGAGACCTGTGTGGCTCAGCACAAACTGAAGGCTAGGGCTAGCAGAAAGCCACCCAGGTGAGAGTATAGCACACATCTGCACAGCCACAGTGCACAATACACCACTAAATAAAACTACTATGCTGGCATGGTTAGTGAATGTTGTTCATCATTATGGCTAAAAGCAGCCAGGAGAGTGCATTTGCTTCTCCGGCATGCTACAGTGCATGTTATGACTGAAACTGAaaaatgatttcttttttaaagcacttGTGGCATACTACTTCCCACGAGCATCCATACCACCAGTGGTACATGTACCACACTTTGGAAATCCTGGAGCTACCTTAAACGTGTATTTTCACTATAACAATTTGTCTGAGGTATAGACACAGCATCAAAGGCTACCCTCAGGTATACCTGCTACCCATGTCAATGAGCTTGATCAGGGTaactaaaagcagaatttggcccacagtgaAAGCTAGAGACTATGCTACAGGAGGGGTGCTATTGCAACCTCTCTTTGGGTTGAGGAAACTACAAAAGAAAAACCCTCAAACTGCTTCCAATTGTGTTGGCTCGAGAGATTCTCTCAAAATCACTTCCAcctcactaagccctggtctacactaggactttaggtcgaatttagcagcattaaatcgatgtaaacctgcacccgtccacacgatgaagccctttatttcgacttaaagggctcttaaaatcgatttccttactccacccctgacaagtggattagcgcttaaatcggccttgccaggtcgaatttggggtactgtggacacaattcgacggtattggcctccgggagctatcccagagtgctccattttgaccgctctggacagcactctcaactcagatgcactggccaggtagacaggaaaagaaccgcgaacttttgaatctcatttcctgtttggccagcgtggcaagctgcaggtgaccatgcagagctcatcagcagaggtgaccatgatggagtctcagaatcgcaaaagagctccagcatggaccgaacgggaggtacgggatctgatcgctgtatggggagaggaatccgtgctatcagaactccgttccagttttcgaaatgccaaaacctttgtcaagatctcccagggcatgaaggacagaggccataacagggacccgaagcagtgccgcgtgaaactgaaggagctgaggcaagcctaccagaaaaccagagaggcgaacggccgctccgggtcagagccccaaacatgccgcttctatgatgagctgcatgccattttagggggttcagccaccactaccccagccgtgttgtttgactccttcaatggagatggaggcaatacggaagcaggttttggggacgaagaagatgatgatgaggaggaggttgtagatagctcacagcaagcaagcggagaaaccggttttcccgacagccaggaactgtttctcaccctggacctggagccagtaccccctgaacccacccaaggctgcctcctggacccagcaggcggagaagggacctccggtgagtgtaccttttaaaatactatacatggtttaaaagcaagcatgtgaaaggattactctgccctggcattcgcggctctcctggatatactcccaaagcctttgcaaaaggtttctggggagggcagacttattgcgtccttcatggtaggacactataccactccaggccagtaacacgtactcgggaatcattgtacaacaaagcattgcagtgtatgtttgctggcgttcaagcaacatccgttcatgtgttatcctcaggagagtgagatataatccatggtcacctggttgaaatagggtgcttttcttcaggggacactcagaggagcccattcctgctgggctgtttgcctgcggctgaacagaaatgttccccgctgttagccacagggaggggggagggttgagggggtagccacgcggtggggggaggcaaaatgcgaccttgtaa
Above is a genomic segment from Natator depressus isolate rNatDep1 chromosome 8, rNatDep2.hap1, whole genome shotgun sequence containing:
- the LOC141992922 gene encoding myb/SANT-like DNA-binding domain-containing protein 7; this translates as MQSSSAEVTMMESQNRKRAPAWTEREVRDLIAVWGEESVLSELRSSFRNAKTFVKISQGMKDRGHNRDPKQCRVKLKELRQAYQKTREANGRSGSEPQTCRFYDELHAILGGSATTTPAVLFDSFNGDGGNTEAGFGDEEDDDEEEVVDSSQQASGETGFPDSQELFLTLDLEPVPPEPTQGCLLDPAGGEGTSAACVSMITGSSPSQRLVKIRKEKKTHSR